In Palaemon carinicauda isolate YSFRI2023 chromosome 14, ASM3689809v2, whole genome shotgun sequence, the following proteins share a genomic window:
- the LOC137652779 gene encoding uncharacterized protein produces the protein MDVSASIIATGVDVSISANAACLDEWEEVSRWSKSAHTKVNPISGRKPKPPMWLIATSKAEEFNYFKSSKIIQRKVGTIERGNISRFGKKSRTQSFMLNNIKIEENLMEDIKPHLNSNYGTGVIYNRGLYDFSKDEILDICPKKIWKAQKIPRATMIIFTFEDRDVHSQIYIENERITVRLYKQKPLQCFNCFKFGHPSRICKNVKICDIISDLEHIPCTNIERCTNCSQDHKPTNRICPQYQIEEAALQKSDAEHISAGHAR, from the exons ATGGATGTTTCTGCATCCATTATTGCCACTGGTGTGGATGTTTCTATATCCGCTAATGCTGCTTGCTTGgatgaatgggaggaggtttcACGGTGG AGTAAGTCTGCTCACACCAAAGTAAATCCGATATCGGGTAGAAAGCCTAAGCCACCAATGTGGCTAATTGCAACATCTAAGGCAGAagaatttaattactttaaatcTAGTAAAATAATACAAAGGAAAGTGGGTACCATAGAGCGTggaaacatttctagatttggcaagaaatcTAGAACACAATCTTTTatgttaaataatataaaaatagaagaaaatctcATGGAGGATATCAAACCCCATTTGAATTCTAACTATGGAACAGGAGTAATTTATAACAGGGGCCTATATGATTTTAGCAAGGATGAAATATTAGATATATGCCCTAAAAAAATATGGAAGGCTCAAAAGATTCCCAGAGCCACTATGATTATTTTCACTTTTGAAGACCGTGATGTACACTCTCAAATATACATTGAAAATGAGAGAATAACAGTTCGTCTATATAAACAGAAACCATTGCAGTGCTTCAATTGTTTCAAATTTGGTCATCCATCTAGGATATGTAAAAACGTTAAGATCTGTGACATTATTTCTGATCTTGAGCATATACCCTGCACTAATATTGAAAGGTGCACTAATTGTAGCCAGGATCACAAGCCAACCAACAGGATATGTCCACAATATCAAATAGAAGAAGCAGCTCTTCAGAAGTCGGATGCAGAGCATATCAGTGCGGGACATGCTAGGTGA